One part of the Dasypus novemcinctus isolate mDasNov1 chromosome 29, mDasNov1.1.hap2, whole genome shotgun sequence genome encodes these proteins:
- the TLR3 gene encoding toll-like receptor 3, whose amino-acid sequence MEQRLPVLAYLFWGLLPFWKLCTSSTNKCSVRHEVADCSHLKLTQVPDDLPANITALNLTHNQLRRLPPANFTRYSQLTILDGGFNSISKLEPELCQNLPLLKVLNLQHNELSQLSDKTFIFCLSLTELHLMSNSIQKIQSNPFKNLKNLITLDLSHNSLSSTKLGTQLQLENLQELLLSNNKIYALTHEELDFLGNSSLKTLDLSSNQIKEFSPGCFHAIGKLSGLSLNGAQLGPGLVERLCWELSHTSVRSLSLSNAHLFKTSNSTFLGLNQTSLTRLDLSHNSLNEIANDTFAWLPHLECLILEYNNLERLFSRSFYGLFNVRYLHLKRSFIKPSIPLASLPQIDDLSFQWLKGLEYLNMEDNHFSGLKSNTFMGLVNLKYLSLSSSFTNLRTLTNETFLSLAHSPLRVLNLTRNKISKIESGAFSWLGRLEVLDLGLNEIAQELTGQEWRGLESVAEIYLSYNRYLQLSSDSFASAPSLQRLLLRRTACKGADSAPSPFRPLRNLTVLDLSNNNIANLNEDVLEGLGGLQVLDLQHNNLARLWKRANPGGPVRFLKGLARLRALNLESNGFDEVPAEAFRGLLELKSLDLGLNNLNVLPPSLFDNQLSLRSLNLQKNLITSVDKRVFGPAFQNLALLDMRFNPFDCTCESIAWFVNWINATLTNVPELAEHYVCNTPPQYHGSPVTRFDTASCKDSAPFELLFILSSSVLLTFTVSAVLVHLEGWRISFYWNVSVHRVLGFKEIDRQAEHFEYAAYIIHSRKDGDWVWDHLAPMEEQDPSLKFCLEERDFEAGALELEAIVNSIKRSRKIIFVITQHLLKEPLCKRFKVHHAVQQAIEQNLDSIILIFLEEIPDYKLNHALCLRRGMFKSRCVLNWPVQKERMNAFHHKLQVALGSRNTLH is encoded by the exons ATGGAACAGCGTTTGCCTGTTCTTGCCTACCTATTCTGGGGGCTGCTGCCCTTTTGGAAGCTGTGTACTTCCTCTACCAACAAATGTTCTGTTAGACATGAAGTGGCTGACTGCAGCCACCTGAAGTTGACACAAGTACCGGACGACCTCCCAGCAAACATCACGGCACTGAACCTCACTCACAACCAACTCAGACGATTACCACCTGCCAATTTTACAAGATACAGCCAACTTACCATCTTGGATGGAGGGTTTAACTCCATCTCAAAGCTGGAGCCAGAACTGTGCCAAAACCTCCCCTTACTGAAAGTTTTGAACCTCCAGCACAATGAGCTATCTCAGCTTTCTGACAAAACCTTTATCTTCTGCCTGAGTTTGACTGAACTCCATCTGATGTCTAACTCAATCCAGAAAATTCAGAGTAATCCCTTTAAAAACCTGAAG AATTTAATCACATTAGATCTATCTCATAATAGTTTATCATCTACAAAATTAGGAACTCAACTCCAACTGGAAAATCTCCAAGAGCTTCTTttatcaaataataaaatttatgccTTAACACATGAAGAACTTGATTTCCTTGGCAATTCTTCTTTAAAAACCTTGGACTTATCATCAAATCAAATTAAAGAG TTCTCTCCAGGCTGTTTCCACGCGATTGGAAAGCTGTCCGGCCTGTCCCTGAACGGTGCCCAGCTGGGCCCCGGGCTCGTGGAGCGGCTCTGCTGGGAGCTGTCACACACGAGCGTGCGCAGCCTGTCTCTGAGCAACGCGCATCTCTTCAAGACCAGCAACTCGACCTTCCTCGGCCTAAACCAGACCAGCCTCACCAGGCTCGACCTTTCGCACAACAGCTTAAACGAGATCGCTAACGACACCTTCGCTTGGCTCCCACATTTGGAGTGCCTCATTCTGGAGTATAATAATCTAGAGCGCTTGTTTTCCCGCTCCTTTTATGGCCTTTTCAATGTGCGATACCTGCATTTGAAACGATCTTTTATCAAGCCAAGTATTCCCCTTGCTTCGCTCCCCCAGATCGACGATTTGTCTTTTCAGTGGCTGAAAGGTCTAGAGTACCTTAACATGGAAGACAATCATTTCTCAGGCCTGAAAAGCAATACGTTCATGGGGTTGGTAAATCTGAAATACCTGAGTCTGTCGAGTTCCTTCACAAATTTGCGAACTTTAACAAACGAGACCTTCTTATCGCTCGCTCATTCCCCTTTACGCGTCCTCAACCTCACCAGAAATAAAATCTCCAAAATAGAGAGCGGCGCCTTCTCGTGGCTGGGCCGCCTGGAGGTGCTCGACCTCGGGCTTAACGAAATTGCGCAGGAGCTCACAGGCCAGGAGTGGCGGGGCCTGGAGAGCGTGGCTGAAATCTACCTGTCCTATAACAGATACCTGCAGCTGAGCAGCGACTCCTTCGCCTCGGCCCCCAGCCTCCAGCGCCTGCTGCTCCGGAGGACGGCCTGCAAAGGTGCGGACAGCGCGCCGTCGCCCTTCCGGCCTCTTCGGAACCTCACGGTCCTGGACCTTAGCAACAACAACATCGCCAACCTCAACGAGGACGTGCTGGAGGGCCTCGGCGGGCTGCAAGTGCTGGACCTGCAGCACAACAACCTGGCGCGGCTCTGGAAGCGGGCAAACCCCGGGGGCCCCGTGCGCTTCCTGAAGGGCCTCGCCCGCCTCCGCGCCCTTAACCTGGAGTCCAACGGCTTTGACGAGGTCCCAGCAGAGGCTTTCAGGGGCTTGCTGGAGCTCAAGAGCCTCGATTTGGGGTTGAATAATTTAAACGTACTTCCACCCTCTTTATTTGATAACCAGCTGTCTCTGAGATCATTGAACCTTCAGAAGAACCTTATCACGTCCGTGGACAAGCGTGTGTTTGGACCCGCTTTCCAGAACCTGGCTCTTCTCGATATGCGCTTTAACCCCTTCGACTGCACGTGCGAGAGTATTGCCTGGTTCGTCAACTGGATCAACGCGACCCTCACAAACGTCCCGGAGCTGGCAGAGCATTACGTGTGCAACACGCCCCCCCAGTACCACGGCTCCCCGGTGACGCGCTTCGATACGGCCTCCTGCAAGGACAGCGCACCCTTCGAGCTCCTCTTCATCCTCAGTTCCAGCGTCCTGCTGACCTTCACCGTCTCTGCCGTGCTCGTCCACTTGGAGGGGTGGAGGATCTCCTTCTACTGGAACGTGTCGGTGCACCGAGTGCTGGGCTTCAAAGAAATAGACAGGCAGGCCGAGCACTTCGAGTACGCCGCGTACATCATTCACTCCCGCAAAGACGGCGACTGGGTCTGGGACCACTTggccccaatggaagagcaagaCCCATCTCTGAAATTTTGCCTGGAGGAAAGGGACTTTGAGGCAGGGGCCCTTGAACTTGAAGCGATAGTTAACAGCATCAAAAGgagcagaaaaattatttttgttataacGCAGCATCTGTTAAAAGAGCCACTGTGCAAAAG attCAAGGTGCACCATGCAGTTCAGCAAGCCATTGAACAAAACCTGGATTCTATTATATTGATCTTTCTTGAAGAGATTCCAGATTACAAATTGAATCATGCACTCTGTTTGCGAAGAGGAATGTTTAAATCTCGCTGCGTCTTGAACTGGCCGGTTCAAAAAGAACGGATGAATGCATTTCATCATAAATTGCAAGTAGCACTTGGATCCAGAAATACTttacattaa